TGACGATTAGCCGGGTCCTGTCTTTTGGGCCAGACTCATAAGGATATTTCACACGGTAGCGAATGGAGTTAACGGTCTGGATCACCTATGCCCGGCTCTAAAACCCCTCTCTCCAGAAAGAAAATCATTGGTCTTGCAGCCTTAACCATTGCCATATTCCTTATTGCCAATGACTTTACAGCCTTCTCTGTGGCAATACCTGCTATGGAGAAGCAGTTTAATTCGGACCTTTCTACTGTGCAGCGGGTTATTAATGGATATGCTTTGGTCTTTGGTCTTTGGTCTTTGGTCTTTAGTCTTTGGTCTTTGGTCTTTGGTCTTTGGTCTTTTGTGTGCTGATTGTTACAGGCGGCTGTTTAGCGTATATGTTTGGCCGTCGCAAGCTTTTCTTTATTGGTACCAGTATTTTTATATTTTTTCTGTGCACGGTGGGCTGGCGATTGATGATTGGATGCTGCTGGGTAGTCGGGCCCTGATGGGGGTGGGTGGTGCGTTGATGTGGCCACTAATTGGCAGTCCTTTACCGTGGGAATTACCACGCTGCTACTCTCTGTAACCTTTGTCTCCATGCTACTGTACATTCCCCAGTTTCTTATCAAGGAACTAAATTTTTCCGCTGTGTGGTCTGGGGCCGGCTTGTTAGCGGTGATGCTGGCTTACGGGATTGTTTCCTATATCGCGGACAGGCTGTATGAAATTATGGGTGCCAAGGTGATATTGTCAGCCGCTGCTATATTTTTGGGCTTCGGTATGTTCCTGTTATCCAGTTTACTTGAACACAGTCATTATCTGCACCTGGTGCCAGGCATTATCTCCCTGGGAGTGGGGCTCGGTCTGTTTTTTCTCACAATTACTACGGTTGCGGTAACCGCTTTGGGATCCAATCGAGCAAATTTGGCCGCAGCGTTGGTATTTATGTTTCAGATTATTGGGGGGTTATTGGAATGGCGATGAATACCACCATCGTGGCTTTGGCACCCAGTCTCTCTGAGGGTATTACCGGGTCTTTAGTGTTAATACCTCTGGCTGCGCTGATTGTGTGTCTTCTATTCGTGCATGGAAGGCCGCATAACCAGAATTTGGATAGCCCCGCCTAAGCAGCTCTGATGTTTTGCAGCTTTCCCGGAAAGCTACAGGGTAATTAAGGGTTGCTTTTTGAGATATGTTAAGTATGCCTGTTTCGAATGCCCGCACTTTTACCTGTAAGGATCAGTTTTTATTCTTTATCAGGTTTGTAGATGGTAAGTTCAAATTTATTTAATAACGGTGCTAAAAAGTTAAAGTGCAACTTTAACTTTAGTGTGTCTGTATTTTTCATTTTTCCTCTATTTTTTCTATGGTTTGGGTGAGGTGGCTTCAAAGGTGACTGATTGGTTTATAGAATAACCCGTTTTCATATAGGGTTATAAATTTAAAAACTATGGCATTTACCTATTAACTATTGTTGTTGATTGAGTGAAAATAAATAGCTCAATCAATTTTTGGGATGGAACCTCAAGCGTTATCTCGCATTGCGATTATCTGCCGAGTCGACCATAAGGTCGAATAATTGAGCGGAATCGGGATGTGTCGCCACTGGCCATCGCTAGCTTGTGCTGCCTGTCGTAGCACAACTCTCAGCTGGTGAAGAGCTTACGGTTTGGGAAAACCCTTTCGATCGCTGGGTTGATTGTCTCGGGAGAAATAATCTCCCTTTATGTAAGGAGAACAGATTGTGATACCCATCGTTGACCGCGCCAGCGCGGAATCCATTGCCCCATTTTGGCGGATGCCATTCCGTCCCTTTTTTTGGGGTGGGGCACTCTGGAGCATGATTGCCCTGCTGATCTGGCAATTACAGCTTTCCGGTTGGCAGCTTCCCGCCTTACGAGTAGGTGTCGCCTGGCATTCCCATGAAATGTTGTTTGGATTTGCCGCCGCAGTAGTTGTGGGCTTCCTTGGTACTGCCATGCAAACCTGGACTGGAATCCCCTCTCCTAAAGGGCTGCAATTAATGAGTCTGGTTGGGCTCTGGCTGTTGGCGCGCCTGGGGTATCTTATTGCGGCTGTGCCGCTGTGGATGCCGGTTTGTGCGGAAGTGGCCTTTTTCTTATTGGCAGCATTTCTGCTTGGCGCACGGGTATTGCGCACAAGGCAGTGGCGCAACCTGTTTGTATTACCTGCCATGCTCGCCTTTGCTGGACTGTCTGCCAGCCACTGGCTACTACCCGGCGCGCAGAGCAGGATTGCCCTGGTGGCGCTGTTGTTGGTTACAGCGATTATTCTGGTGATCGGCGGGCGGGTGATTCCTTTCTTTACAGCGCGGCGCTTCCAGCTAAGCCAGCGCGATAAGCTGCCGATTGTCGAGTGGGGCACTCATATCGCTGCCGTCCTGTTGTTACTGAGTGTGGCCATTGATCTGCCCCGTATGGTTTGGGCAGTGCTGGCTCTGGCACTAGGTATTTTTCAGCTAACTCGAGTACTGCGCTGGCATCCGACTAAGATTTGGGGCGAGCCCATGGTTTGGTCGCTGCACTTGAGTTATTGGTTGGTAGTGTTGGGATGTTTCCTTGCCGCACTGGCCTGGAGTGGGCTTGCACCGGGTTGGCATAGCCCTGCATTGCATGCGTTTGCGGTAGGTGGTATCGGCGGTTTAATCCTTGCTATGACCAGTCGAGTCAGTCTCGGCCACACTGGGCGCATGTTGCAGGCGCCACGCCTGATGCCTCTGGCATTTGCCGCTCTGGCTCTGTCCGCACTGGCTAGAATTTTCTGGGCGCCGGCGCCCAGCGGTTTTCTTGCGGCGATTATCGCCTGGATGGTGGGCTACTCACTGTTCCTGATGTATTACACTCCAGTACTGTTTCAGCCTCGAATGGATGGGCACCCAGGCTAACAATTCTAGTGCCCTCTGGAGCGGTGCAAGGTGATCAACGGCAGTTGCCGCTCCCGGGGGCGTTTCAGAAGTTTGGTTCCAGTACCACTAATTGTTCTCGGTATTATCCATCTGGGGAAAGGCGTCGAATTGGAGTGCTTTGTCCAGGTTCTGCTCCCAGTCTGCTTTACTGGCCATAAAAATATGGGCGGTGGGTTTGATTGGGACCCTGCAGTCCAGGCTGCCAGCTGGCACGGCCAGGTAGCCACCGTCCTTATCCTCAAACGGCAGGGCTGAGCCACAATTACTGCAAAAGCTTTTTACATGGCGGGTGGCGGGCAACTTGAAGACTTTGGCCTGCTGTTTCCCTGATATCCAATTTAACTTGGCTGATGTTGAGAACAGGCTGGCGGCATGGGCAGAGCCGGTGTCCTTACGACAGTGACTGCAGTGGCACAGGAAAAAGCTTTCAAAATCGCCTTCTACCTCGAAGTGAATATCTCCGCAAAGGCACGATCCTGTCTTATTCATAGTTACTCCTTGATTTTTTTGTAATGTGTTATAGAAATAGCCTGACGATTCAGGTGCAGTGGTATTTTTTAAATTAATGTGGCGAAATTGCTCAATGACCCAGTTTTCCCTGGTTCGAAATCAATTTGTTAAATTTCAATAGTCCCTTTTAGGTATTGGACAGCTTTGCCAGAGATAACGACCCTGTTTCCCTTGAGTTGGCAATGGAGTAACCCGCCACGCTTGGAGGCCTGGAAGGCAGTGAGTCGCGACTTATCCAGTTGTGCAGCCCAGTAGGGGGCCAGCCCTGTGTGGATAGATCCAGTTACCGGATCTTCAACTCCCCCATTAGATGGCCAGAAATACCTGGAAACGAAGTCATATTTTTTTGAGCGGGCTGTAACGACGACATCATAAGGTGCGAGTCTTTTAAGTTTCCCTGCATTCTGTTGCAGTTGGTAAACATCCTCTTCTGTATCGTAAATGGCAAAGTAGGCCTGTTGGTTGCGCAGAACCTCAGAGGGTATTTTGGATAACCCATC
This DNA window, taken from Microbulbifer sp. GL-2, encodes the following:
- a CDS encoding MFS transporter, producing MATNWQSFTVGITTLLLSVTFVSMLLYIPQFLIKELNFSAVWSGAGLLAVMLAYGIVSYIADRLYEIMGAKVILSAAAIFLGFGMFLLSSLLEHSHYLHLVPGIISLGVGLGLFFLTITTVAVTALGSNRANLAAALVFMFQIIGGLLEWR
- a CDS encoding NnrS family protein, with the protein product MIPIVDRASAESIAPFWRMPFRPFFWGGALWSMIALLIWQLQLSGWQLPALRVGVAWHSHEMLFGFAAAVVVGFLGTAMQTWTGIPSPKGLQLMSLVGLWLLARLGYLIAAVPLWMPVCAEVAFFLLAAFLLGARVLRTRQWRNLFVLPAMLAFAGLSASHWLLPGAQSRIALVALLLVTAIILVIGGRVIPFFTARRFQLSQRDKLPIVEWGTHIAAVLLLLSVAIDLPRMVWAVLALALGIFQLTRVLRWHPTKIWGEPMVWSLHLSYWLVVLGCFLAALAWSGLAPGWHSPALHAFAVGGIGGLILAMTSRVSLGHTGRMLQAPRLMPLAFAALALSALARIFWAPAPSGFLAAIIAWMVGYSLFLMYYTPVLFQPRMDGHPG
- a CDS encoding GFA family protein, encoding MNKTGSCLCGDIHFEVEGDFESFFLCHCSHCRKDTGSAHAASLFSTSAKLNWISGKQQAKVFKLPATRHVKSFCSNCGSALPFEDKDGGYLAVPAGSLDCRVPIKPTAHIFMASKADWEQNLDKALQFDAFPQMDNTENN